A window of the Bacteroidota bacterium genome harbors these coding sequences:
- a CDS encoding LemA family protein — MIALFVVLGIALILILMVIGMYNSLVRLRNQVKNAWAQIDVQLKRRHDLIPNLIETVKGYMTHERETLTKITEARSNAMSASSIPDKAAAEGVLSGLMGKLQVAVEAYPDLKANQSFLALQEELTSTENKISYSRQSYNDQVLFYNNKIQVFPSNVIAGMFSFKQGDFFEITDVAEKAVPKVSFS; from the coding sequence ATGATCGCATTGTTTGTTGTTTTAGGAATCGCGCTTATTCTGATACTGATGGTTATCGGAATGTACAACTCTTTAGTAAGACTGCGCAATCAGGTAAAGAATGCATGGGCACAGATTGATGTGCAGCTTAAACGCCGCCATGATCTTATCCCCAATCTTATTGAAACCGTGAAGGGCTATATGACTCATGAGCGTGAAACCCTTACAAAAATAACGGAAGCCAGAAGCAACGCCATGTCGGCATCGAGCATTCCCGATAAAGCTGCCGCCGAAGGTGTACTGAGCGGACTGATGGGCAAACTGCAGGTTGCTGTTGAAGCATATCCCGATTTGAAAGCAAACCAGAGTTTTCTTGCTTTGCAGGAAGAACTGACATCAACCGAAAATAAAATTTCGTATTCACGTCAGAGCTACAACGATCAGGTATTGTTTTACAATAACAAAATTCAGGTGTTCCCGTCAAATGTTATTGCCGGTATGTTCAGCTTCAAGCAGGGCGACTTCTTTGAAATTACCGACGTCGCTGAAAAAGCAGTTCCCAAGGTTAGTTTTTCCTGA
- a CDS encoding zf-TFIIB domain-containing protein has translation MDCPVCKKAMIVLELDQVEIDHCTSCSGIWLDDGELELLLEDAEEKRRVLSTLHVDSTVKEKSRRCPKCSKKMNKVFIGNNNEVLVDSCKKQHGIWFDNGELHDVIKLASIDRENKILKLLNEMFRYNLSR, from the coding sequence ATGGACTGTCCCGTATGTAAAAAGGCAATGATTGTTCTGGAACTCGATCAGGTTGAGATAGACCATTGCACATCATGTAGCGGTATCTGGCTCGATGATGGAGAGTTGGAATTACTGCTTGAGGATGCTGAAGAAAAAAGACGTGTATTATCTACATTGCACGTTGATTCAACAGTCAAAGAAAAATCGCGCCGCTGCCCGAAGTGTTCAAAGAAAATGAACAAAGTTTTCATTGGCAATAACAATGAAGTGCTTGTTGATTCCTGCAAAAAGCAGCACGGTATCTGGTTTGATAATGGCGAACTGCATGATGTTATCAAGCTTGCATCAATTGACCGCGAGAATAAAATATTGAAATTGCTGAACGAAATGTTCCGTTATAATTTAAGTCGCTGA